A portion of the Paenibacillus marchantiae genome contains these proteins:
- a CDS encoding mannitol-1-phosphate 5-dehydrogenase produces the protein MKAVHFGAGNIGRGFIGHMLSASDYEVCFVARNPKKIAMLQKRQEYPITLANADQDTTIVNNVTAISVGEQDRVAEVIASADLITTAVGVSALEDIAEPIAKGIYLRMKNNNSAPLHIIACENAIGGSTRLKKRVYPFLDVETREKAERYVSFPNAAVDRIVPAQDHKDPLQVTVEPFYEWVVHRPALLEGFKEIEGVHYVDSLEPYIERKMFTVNTGHCVAAYFGYLEGFKTIRQAMSHAPLRAKVRKVMEETGAMLIAKHGFNPQKHSKYIDTILERFANPNLTDQVTRVGRSPLRKLSPYDRLVRPAMQASEFGIEIPHLTSAMAAAMLFNHEHDEEAIKLQHLIREDGVSAFIRERMGIPDEHPVHQHAVARYEELKGRQESTILT, from the coding sequence TGTTGTCCGCTTCCGATTATGAAGTCTGCTTTGTCGCACGTAACCCGAAGAAAATCGCCATGCTTCAAAAGAGGCAGGAATATCCCATTACCCTCGCAAATGCGGATCAGGATACAACGATTGTGAATAACGTAACCGCCATTAGTGTCGGCGAACAGGATCGCGTTGCTGAAGTGATTGCTTCAGCAGATCTGATCACAACAGCCGTCGGTGTATCGGCGCTGGAAGATATCGCTGAACCGATCGCCAAAGGCATCTATCTGCGTATGAAAAATAATAATTCTGCACCACTTCACATTATCGCTTGCGAAAATGCCATCGGAGGCAGCACTCGGCTGAAAAAACGGGTATATCCGTTTCTGGATGTAGAAACCCGTGAAAAAGCAGAACGTTATGTCTCATTCCCCAATGCAGCGGTTGACCGCATCGTCCCCGCTCAGGATCATAAAGACCCGCTGCAAGTTACCGTTGAGCCTTTCTATGAATGGGTGGTTCATCGCCCTGCACTGCTGGAAGGATTTAAGGAAATTGAAGGTGTGCACTACGTGGACTCTCTTGAACCTTATATTGAGCGCAAAATGTTTACGGTAAATACCGGTCACTGCGTTGCCGCATACTTCGGATATCTTGAAGGATTTAAGACGATCCGGCAAGCTATGAGTCATGCACCTCTTCGTGCCAAGGTACGCAAAGTGATGGAAGAAACCGGAGCCATGCTCATCGCCAAGCACGGTTTTAATCCACAGAAACACAGCAAATATATCGATACGATTCTCGAACGTTTTGCCAATCCGAACCTGACGGATCAGGTAACACGGGTCGGACGTTCGCCCCTTCGCAAGTTATCGCCTTACGACCGGCTTGTTCGCCCAGCGATGCAGGCCAGCGAATTCGGAATTGAAATTCCTCATTTAACTTCCGCTATGGCAGCCGCGATGCTGTTCAATCATGAACATGACGAGGAAGCCATAAAGCTCCAACACCTGATTCGCGAAGATGGCGTCTCTGCCTTCATTCGTGAGCGCATGGGAATTCCCGACGAACATCCCGTTCATCAGCATGCCGTTGCCCGTTATGAAGAGCTCAAAGGGCGACAGGAATCAACCATCTTAACCTGA
- a CDS encoding YkyA family protein translates to MLRRKKIALAGVSILLALLVSACGKPQEPAANQVNQLILTDQEMNQSLKELVHHEREDMELYGSILSKGKNKNSNLEALLDQADGHIAERRTLLEQAEAVMSRTKEQMEELRTSLDQLSFEKEENLAQAHTVLDQYEQRAASFEAFVASYRQSLDADEQLYGLMRGSVEPNLVKIKRAIRERNSQYAKVAELRQQFNKQTKAFNGANAKLVQMEQAG, encoded by the coding sequence GTGCTTAGAAGAAAAAAGATAGCTCTGGCCGGGGTCAGCATATTGCTGGCTCTGCTTGTCAGTGCTTGCGGAAAGCCGCAGGAACCTGCGGCAAATCAAGTTAATCAACTAATTCTTACCGATCAGGAGATGAACCAGAGCCTGAAGGAACTTGTTCATCATGAACGGGAAGACATGGAATTATACGGATCGATACTGAGTAAAGGAAAGAACAAAAACAGTAATCTGGAGGCCTTGCTCGATCAGGCAGACGGACATATTGCCGAGCGAAGAACACTGCTGGAACAAGCTGAAGCGGTGATGAGCCGGACTAAAGAACAGATGGAAGAGCTGCGAACTTCGTTGGATCAATTATCCTTTGAAAAGGAAGAGAACCTGGCTCAAGCCCACACGGTATTGGATCAGTATGAGCAAAGAGCTGCGTCATTTGAAGCGTTTGTTGCCTCCTACAGGCAGAGCCTTGATGCGGACGAGCAGTTATATGGATTGATGAGAGGCAGTGTGGAGCCCAATCTGGTCAAAATCAAACGTGCGATTCGGGAACGGAACAGCCAATATGCCAAAGTTGCCGAGTTAAGACAGCAGTTTAACAAGCAGACAAAAGCTTTTAACGGAGCCAACGCGAAACTTGTGCAAATGGAGCAAGCTGGCTGA
- a CDS encoding polysaccharide deacetylase family protein produces MRVQQQRAGESGGIPHRTSRTKTHGRRKIRYGRLSAALALLALLIIGLTYAFIGMTHWIKDYVAPPPVAAIEQPTKLGMIEMTPESKEEPARFQGQVRKLAYITFDDGPSVYTDQLLDILKQHEAKATFFMIGRQLNQHKEAVERLVKEGSYPGLHSMTHNYNKLYKSGSSSNFVKEFKKEQKMVKDLIGFTPHLIRAPYGSSPQIGDDFRGDIAAAGFKLWDWTTDSLDWNLPGQPDKIVERVSSSVHRDKEVILMHEREQTVQALPRILKLLEDRGYEFEVYDPNAHWVSNFSADTRL; encoded by the coding sequence ATGGAAGAAGAAAAATCCGGTATGGGAGACTGAGTGCTGCGCTGGCGCTTCTGGCACTGCTCATTATCGGTTTAACATATGCATTCATTGGCATGACGCACTGGATCAAGGATTATGTAGCACCTCCGCCAGTAGCTGCGATTGAACAGCCAACCAAGCTTGGCATGATTGAAATGACACCGGAGTCCAAAGAGGAACCTGCGCGGTTCCAGGGTCAGGTGCGCAAGCTGGCATACATAACGTTTGATGATGGACCAAGTGTATATACCGATCAACTGCTGGATATTTTGAAACAGCATGAGGCAAAGGCAACCTTTTTCATGATTGGACGTCAGTTGAATCAACACAAGGAAGCAGTGGAGCGGCTTGTCAAAGAGGGCAGTTATCCTGGGCTTCACAGCATGACACATAACTATAACAAATTGTATAAGAGCGGAAGCTCCTCTAACTTTGTGAAGGAGTTCAAGAAGGAGCAGAAGATGGTCAAGGATCTGATCGGTTTTACGCCGCATCTGATTCGTGCTCCGTATGGCAGTAGCCCACAGATCGGAGATGACTTCAGGGGCGACATTGCTGCGGCCGGATTCAAACTGTGGGATTGGACCACCGACTCCCTCGACTGGAATCTTCCAGGTCAGCCGGACAAAATCGTGGAGCGGGTTAGCAGCAGTGTGCATCGGGATAAGGAAGTGATTCTGATGCATGAGCGCGAGCAAACGGTACAGGCACTGCCACGCATTTTGAAGCTGCTTGAAGATCGGGGTTATGAGTTTGAGGTCTACGATCCGAATGCTCATTGGGTATCCAATTTTAGCGCAGACACCCGCTTGTAA